In one window of Episyrphus balteatus chromosome 3, idEpiBalt1.1, whole genome shotgun sequence DNA:
- the LOC129916129 gene encoding evolutionarily conserved signaling intermediate in Toll pathway, mitochondrial, which translates to MITFRHLLPLVCPHRWPRASAIQSSRNFWSKKSTNNTGDETKNKNKNKPQLPAIRNPFDSAQDKTKEAYLDMITIFEDRSVHRRNHVEFIYAALKSMTEFGVERDIEVYKALINVMPKGKFIPTNTFQAEFMHYPKQQQCIIDLLEQMEDLGVMPDYEMEAMLLNVFGRRGHPVRKYWRMMYWMPKFKNASPWPLPNPVPNEALELAKMAIERMCTVDLLSQVDILDTKDVKDAVDQTWIVSGMSTEQSQLLREHNKSKAVYIEGPFLIWLRNKSINYFTLRADPDKELLKTFNVYQDPDDVSKLEVPFFGKPIVESRIAKKPSVHQQNDGTIFAICATGTSTKDSLLSWVRLLEANGNPVLGEIPILFKFRTVVDSNIVPVAGVPTKTHKIS; encoded by the exons ATGATAACCTTCCGTCATTTACTACCATTGGTTTGTCCTCATCGATGGCCTCGAGCATCTGCAATCCAATCATCCCGAAacttttggtcaaaaaaatcaaCCAACAACACAGGAgacgaaacaaaaaataaaaacaaaaataaaccacAACTTCCTGCAATAAGAAATCCATTTGATTCTGCTCAAGACAAAACCAAAGAAGCTTATTTAGACATGATAACAATTTTCGAAGATCGCAGTGTTCATCGCCGTAACCATGTCGAATTTATTTATGCTGCTTTGAAAAGCATGACAGAATTCGGAGTCGAACGCGACATTGAAGTCTATAAAGCACTAATCAATGTGATGCCAAAAGGTAAATTTATTCCGACAAACACTTTTCAGGCTGAATTTATGCACTATCCTAAACAGCAGCAATGTATTATTGATTTGTTGGAACAAATGGAAGATCTCGGCGTTATGCCGGATTATGAAATGGAAGCAATGCTTTTGAATGTATTCGGAAGACGTGGTCATCCGGTAAGAAAGTATTGGCGCATGATGTATTGGATGCCAAAGTTTAAAAATGCATCTCCATGGCCTTTGCCAAATCCGGTGCCTAACGAGGCTCTGGAATTGGCTAAAATGGCTATCGAACGAATGTGTACAGTGGATTTGTTGTCACAAGTTGATATATTAGATACAAAAGATGTTAAAGATGCTGTCGATCAGACTTGGATTGTGAGTGGAATGAGTACGGAACAGTCTCAACTTTTGCGAGAACACAACAAGTCGAAGGCAGTTTATATAGAAGGACCGTTTCTGATATGGTTACGAAATAAATCAATCAATTATTTTACACTTAGGGCAGACCCCGATAAGGAATTACTTAAAACTTTTAATGTTTATCAGGATCCTGATg atGTTTCAAAGTTAGAAGTTCCATTTTTTGGCAAACCTATTGTAGAATCACGAATAGCGAAAAAACCTTCAGTGCATCAACAAAACGATGGAACAATATTTGCAATTTGTGCAACTGGAACATCAACAAAAGATTCACTTTTATCATGGGTCCGTTTGTTGGAAGCTAATGGCAATCCCGTTCTTGGggaaataccaattttatttaaatttaggaCAGTTGTTGACTCAAATATTGTACCTGTGGCGGGGGTACCAACAAAAACTCATAAAATAAGTTAA
- the LOC129914193 gene encoding S-phase kinase-associated protein 2, whose translation MSGKKTKSTENNENLCPLSRKRIKPTTPSWTEVKSVDIPHSLEEMGIGMLESDESSSSASAIALAVSASDENSNEATPNLDAPKFCHHHTMQQNRLNYSADLDTTDNAIYSNDSLKLQNFNKTVNNNNNNGYNSTEKYNDPRNSSEKKKKVAILGAGNLSSQKSRSPLATVACNNNYKNISKTQAPTFVGSIQEITPSSSGASCSSKETTNVPSSSSSAASKQFFVPDENFFLYRNRALRGSDGKDHFSKLSDEIILQIFKLLPKKTLIRCSYVCQRFNCCARDESLWTRLDLGGRSLRAGALGDILPRGVVILRLAQSEMSHPIFDPELLQMYPDFECKLQYLDLSMAVITKPSLKSLLSRCRHLKKLSLEHVPVNDEICDEIAKNKDLEALNLAMVSGLEAWSIRKMMIELQDLTSLNCSWTNLNVDGVFALVSNVSPNLMRLNLSGCRKTMFDSHLVTLARRCPQLIELDVSDCTALSSSAVTFICKFMTLEYLSLSRCYQILAPAYMDLNHIPTLKFLDVFGILSDTALEMLEQNFPQIGINKFIHSSVARPTVGTRRTSIWGLRTRD comes from the exons ATGAGCGGAAAGAAAACTAAATCAACAGAAAACAACGAAAATCTGTGCCCCTTATcaag AAAACGTATCAAACCGACAACCCCATCTTGGACGGAAGTTAAATCTGTTGATATTCCACATTCTCTAGAAGAAATGGGTATCGGTATGCTAGAATCCGATGAATCATCTTCTTCAGCGTCGGCAATTGCACTGGCCGTTAGTGCCAGCGATGAAAATTCAAATGAAGCAACTCCAAACTTAGATGCGCCAAAATTTTGCCACCACCACACTATGCAACAAAATCGTCTCAATTACAGTGCTGACTTGGACACTACAGATAATGCAATTTATTCAAATGACTCGCTAAAGTtacaaaactttaataaaaccgtaaacaataacaacaacaatggcTATAATTCGACAGAAAAGTACAATGATCCACGCAACAGCagtgaaaagaagaaaaaagttgcAATATTAGGTGCTGGAAATTTGAGTTCACAAAAATCTCGTAGTCCCTTGGCGACTGTGGCTTGCAAcaacaattataaaaatataagtaaaacaCAGGCACCAACGTTTGTTGGATCCATTCAAGAAATAACTCCGTCATCTTCCGGTGCATCGTGCAGTTCAAAGGAAACAACAAATGTCCCGTCATCATCATCCTCAGCTGCATCTAAGCAATTTTTTGTTCCCGATGAGAATTTCTTTTTATACAGAAATCGAGCTCTGCGTGGATCCGATGGAAAGGATCATTTTTCAAAGCTCTCCGATGAGATTattcttcaaatttttaaattactacCCAAAAAGACACTCATTCGATGCAGCTATGTTTGTCAGAGGTTTAATTGTTGCGCCAGAGATGAGTCTCTATGGACTCGATTAGATTTAGGAGGTAGATCACTTCGTGCAGGAGCTCTTGGTGATATCCTGCCTCGTGGTGTTGTAATTTTACGACTGGCTCAATCAGAG atGAGTCATCCCATATTTGATCCAGAGCTTCTTCAAATGTATCCCGATTTTGAATGTAAACTACAGTATTTAGACCTTAGTATGGCAGTCATAACAAAACCCTCGCTTAAGTCCTTACTTTCGCGGTGTCGACATCTAAAAAAACTAAGCCTAGAACATGTTCCAGTAAACGATGAGATATGTGATGAAATTGCCAAGAACAAAGACTTGGAAGCTTTAAATTTGGCAATGGTTAGCGGTCTAGAAGCGTGGAGTATACGCAAGATGATGATTGAATTGCAAGACTTGACCAGTTTAAATTGTTCTTGGACAAATTTAAATGTCGATGGTGTTTTTGCTCTTGTTTCCAATGTATCTCCCAATTTAATGCGGCTGAATTTGTCTGGTTGCAGAAAGACTATGTTTGATTCCC ATTTAGTAACTCTTGCAAGAAGATGCCCACAATTAATTGAATTAGATGTATCAGACTGCACTGCCCTTTCATCGAGTGCAGTAacttttatttgtaaatttatGACCCTCGAATATTTATCTCTCTCAAGATGCTATCAAATATTAGCACCAGCTTATAT ggATTTAAATCATATTCCAACATTAAAGTTCTTAGACGTATTTGGTATATTATCAGATACCGCTTTAGAAATGCTAGAACAGAATTTTCCACAAATaggaattaataaatttattcatagCTCGGTTGCAAGGCCGACAGTAGGAACAAGAAGAACTTCTATATGGGGGCTTCGTACACGTGATTAA